In Brassica napus cultivar Da-Ae chromosome A3, Da-Ae, whole genome shotgun sequence, the sequence gtgtataattaatttcaacttttagcaaatgtattaaaaaaattgaaaattttggaagattttttattttttgaaaagaaaaataaaattttattttctattttaatttcaaaattagttttataaaaaaattctttattttttcaattttttggaattttaaagatctttttaagtttttagaaaattttggaagagtttttattttttaaaaagaaaaataaaatttatttttaattttaatttctaatttaattttataaaaatcttctttatattttaaatttttggaattttaaagatcttattaagtttttaaagaattgtttctatttaatatgtaccaaataaaactaaacatgttagtaagtaTATTGAAAGTGCTAGTAGCCCAGTGGTAAAATACCTTGCCATTTGACAAaccaacctgggttcgaatccaggggtctacatatttttaatttcaaatcatgtaaaacgacgtcgtttcacttaacgccaacaataaacgacgtcaaatatttttttaatagatatttGTAAATTATGCAGTTATATGTGTATATGAGATGTAATTTCTTTAATAGATATTTGGgtaattataaaagaaaattatgattgATAGACAATAATCCTAAATCTGCAGAAGTAAAACTGTAAACCatgttggtttgatttaatttacTGCAGACCAAAAACCTGTGGAATTCGGTCGATAAGGGGACGTCAAAGGAAACTTTAACCCATTAGTCCAATTTTTTCCTTCGCAAAACCCTTTGTCcaactttttgaaaaatatataaaaataaaagagcaTTGAATCACTAGATTAATTAAAGTTATTAATTTCGTCTTCAAGAATTGTTAACAAAAAATCTCCACTTTGACCACTTAAACCAGCTGTAATTGTTTTGCTTTGGTGACCAAAAAAACACAcactcatttttatttttatacaccgcgctctctccctctctctccaaTATACTAATGAAGTTAATCCACATGTGGAGAAGAGTAAAAGGCTTatggaaagaaaaataaaaataatttttttcattgactTGGGCGTTTCCTATACATATGCAATAAATATGTCTTTGTATTTGATAATTACAGAACCAGagaactctttttctttctcttcttctctctttcaaaaaacaaaccaaacttcctcaagcaaaacacatAGATTAGCTAAGAACTGAGAGAGATCGGAGAGAGATGGGGAGAGCTCCATGTTGTGACAAGGAAAATGTGAAGAGAGGTCCATGGTCTCCTGAAGAAGACGCAAAGCTTAAAGATTACATAGAGAAACAAGGAACTGGTGGGAATTGGATAACTCTCCCTCGCAAAGCTGGTATAATATCTCATGATTTGAATGGATTAATAAtgtcttgtattttttttgggttttctttgaaTTTTAAACCTTTGGTGGGTCTTGGttgattttatttatcttgtataatatgatatatataaaggTTTAAGGAGATGTGGGAAGAGTTGCAGACTGAGATGGTTGAATTATTTGAGACCAAACATAAGACATGGAGATTTCACTGAGGAAGAAGACAATATTATCTGCAGCCTCTTTGCCTCCATCGGAAGCAGGTTAAGAAAATCTAGCTTCAACTTCCTATAGTATAACTGATATGATTCCAATATTATTATTCTTGGTCTTGATTATCTGATCTTAAAGATGTGAAAAGATAACTTGTTTAAATCATGTGAAAAAATGGAGAAAGTGGGTATCAAAGGCAAGAGAGTTTGCATGTTTCAAGGAggatttcatctttttttttttcttaattaaaataattgatttagCATTTACATGCCCCATTTTGTGCAGTATAATTGCCTCCTTTTGAGGGTATATTCTTTTGTTCATAATTTAGGAAAAGAAATCGGAGAAAATTCACTTTGACAACTATTGAAGAATAATGAAGCTCAAAAgtatatatttcatttaattattGTGGTTATATAAAGGAGTAAATCATGTTGAAAATGCAGGTGGTCAGTAATAGCAGCTCACCTGCATGGTAGAACTGATAATGACATCAAGAACTATTGGAACACTAAGCTTAAGAAGAAACTCATTGCCACTATGGCTCCTCCACGACATCATCATCTCTCAGCCattgcttcatcatcatcatcatcaccatcaccatcatcacACTACAACATGATCAATAGTCTTCTTCCTTATGACCCCTCAATATCTACAAACCAGCTGATCACGCCTCATCGGGggatgatgacgatgatggGCCGACAACAACAACTATTATACCAAGAAGACATGGGCAGTTTGGTAAATTCTCTAAACAGCAACAAGTTCGCAATGAGCCATCAAGACGATAACCAGAAGCAAAGTACAAATAAGGGAATAATGTTGTTGAGTGATGTAAGAAGTGGGTCAAGTACAACAAGTACAGTAACAAGAGTGAAGATGGAGCATCATGATTAtcatcatgaagaaactgagagATCAATGGAAGGTTATGAAATGGATGAGATAAATCATTTAATAAGTAGTAGTTGTACGAGTAGTAGCAATAGCTTGTGGTTTGATGAAAGCAAAAGAGAGGATAAGTTCATGTTGTATTATTGATCTCTCTCACCAACTTTGATCCAATCTCCATATTCTCTCCCTTTTtctcaaaactaaaaataaactattaaaaatttgtttttctaGTTTGAACATGTTATTCACGAGCatagatattttttaattgtgtatGAGAACCCTAGGTTTTGTTTAACCTATAGCTAGctcttataaatttatagtaATCAAGAAAAATAGGCCTAACAAATCGATTGAATGTCTACAACCAACATGTTGTTAACTTTTCTTTGCCTCATAATAACTAGAGGCATTAAGTAGGGTTTTGCGGTTATCAGCCTCTACACGCAATTGTAACCAAATGGGTACATCAGATGAAATAGTAGCATCAAAAGTAGAAAGCGATAGGGAAAATTTTGCCAAGCTGTCGGCAACCTGATCTTCGAGCTTCGGGTCTGAAAGCTAAGACCATTACATGTTTTAGCTAAAAATATGTTAGAAATGTTTAATATCTACCAGTGAGATAGAGTGATCCAAAAATCTGATCATGTCTATAATGACATCATTTGCCCTATCGGCAAATGCAGCCAGCATTGGAAAGCACGCATTTATTACTATAGAGTGAATTATCTAAAAAACGTATCACATTGTCTGATTCGAATTTGTAATATCTTCCGACTAGTGGTAAGAGGATGGACCGAACGTCTATTACTGTCTAGCATGTTAACCATTTGGAGAACTGTAGCAAACTGTAGTGGTGCGTTGAATTTTCTTACAAAATTGTACTTTCAAAAAACcgaagtaagaaaaaaataggTTCGTTTTAAAATGATCGTTTGTTGTTCATACTGGCGTCACAACTATAAGTCTATAACACTATTGTCATGGTCGTTAATTCAAGGGATGCCAATCTCAAGGTTGGTTCGAGTTTGATGATCAACAGTACGGGTACATAAGTCAAATTTGCTTGCTTACCAACTAACTATCCACATCAAAAATAACTAGTCTGCCAAATCTTTATCATATAATAACAAGAGATTTACGAGAGTTAATTTGTGAGCAGTTATGCAGACAACATGAGATTATTTATGATTAGTAATACCATATTATGAATATACGATAGACTGATCTTCAGTCTTAATAGTGCACTTTATAGATAATTTCTTATCTTTATTCTTTTAGATGCGAAAACTACTCCCACTTGCAtttctttaatgaaatattttaaaatctcatgCTCTTTGCTTATAGCTGAATCATATATCAACCAATCGTTAATCAACGACGGGCTATATACGTTATAATCGTATCCACCTCCatcatctatatattatatggGAATAAAGGATTTCAAATCTAGATGGATGACAAAATAAGTCTCAATCACACCAATTTAAATAAGAAATCCAGACTTTATAAAGTAACGTAACACCATCATATTCTtctatatatgaaatattagaATCAAGTAACTACGAGTATAGTATAATGCAACCATGATTTTTTTCAACAACATGCATTATATAGAGTTTTAATATAGATAGAAACACATTGATAACCCTAATTCAAAGCTAGATGATCTAGCTTAGATCCATATAATGGTTACTTTCATGATGTTTTGAGTTACTAAATTCAATCTTTCGAGccgttgttttttttaataccgGTTGAGAGAGTCGGACCAAGATTGCGCGTCAAAATTACTAGCATATTTTCCGTACACaatattactataaaataactttgCCGTCAAATTTGTATACTTATTCGACCGACGATTTAGAGAGAAAAGTATATTCACTATtgtgttttatttaaaattatctcTATAttagtgattttttaattatctcTATATTTGTGCATGCATCATTATAGAtgtgttattttatatagtccGGATTAAGGGAATGAGGAAAGAATGTCTTTGAGTGGAGAGGAAACTGACAAAAAATGTGACACTGCCTCTCTGTAAAAGAGACCTATCATTATTGTGCTAATAATAATGAATTATTGAAACACGATCGAATGATAAATATCAATGAAAGAATATTGGATCTACAATTAAACTACTAAGATAAATCTTTGGAGCGTGGAATGTATATCTAAACAAACTAAGAGACATCAATAAGCGACAAGAAAGCTGGAACTGAGTCACTTTAGGAAGAATgatcatttaatatttttgatagaAATGAAGTAAACAAATTTTCTACAGCTGAATCTTGTTAAATATGTCAAAAGGTATGGGGCAAATTATCTGATATGCATTTGAATGAGggatatattattatatgaacTATAACGTTCAGTTATTcaattaaaagttaagaaattaGATTACCGAAATATAAgttttctattttagagaaaatatctcAAACCCTCGAAAGATACTTAttcttaaactatatataagttAAAGATGACAAATTTTCAAtggtaaataaatttatagagaATTTGCTCATAGCACCGAAATGGGAGTGAAGATGTAATTGTTGATTTCCAGTTTTTGATTGTTCCTTGTGTATCCCAAAGCCCAACCATATCCTTACATTCTAAATGGATATTTCATGTTTATTGGTAAATGGACTCATGTGGAATTATTGGGGACATTGCACCACTGGAGTAAACTCATGTAGGGGGTTACTTATATCCATTTGGTTGGAGACGTATTAATTGCTCGGATTTAAGATCATTTGACTGATTTTGTTGTTgagaataaataataactttaaCTCTAGATGTTCTTTCAAAATCTtgcattataaattttaatttctcatATTTTTAATGTCTATGCAGATTTGATTACTTAAAATTCAGGAACATAAAAATGTAAGTCACTCCAAAGTCATGTAAATTATTCATCCGGATACTTTTATACCAACTATACTTGGGGTTAACAACTTAATATGAAAGTGTCTgataaagaaaaattaagattATATTCCTTGCCCGGGTCGGGTCATATAGTAAGTGGGTTGAGTCGAAAATCGAAGTTTATAGTTAACTCAATTGATGAAATAAAGATTCACAGTAAAACCGGAACGAAACCATCAGCTAAACCCGATTGTCCCAACCGAATATGTAGTTGAATATAACTAGGGGAATTTCTACAAATGTAATGGTTTCTGTACACTGAATGATATATATAGACACTTGTTTGTGAGTTAGAGCAGACCATTAATGAAGAATGTTTCTGTATCACAAGAAATGTCATTGCCAATAAACTTTGTCAACGATGCCTCCACCTGTTCGAACCGCCAGGTGAAGACTTTCTGCAGCCGGAGGAACGCCCCATAGATATGGAAACGCCACTGCCATTGTTAGCTTCTCTTGTAAACCGCCTTTTCTCTCTTTCATCAATGGACCTTAAAATTACAATAAATCTTTTAGAATATACttacacaaatatttttaacagcAGTACGTTAGTTATCAGaatctgaaaattttaaaactactttAGTCAAGCACATTAGTTTAAAAGCtgcttctttaaaaaaaaatttaacacttATACTTCTTTAATCAAGCATTTTTTTGAACacctaattttaatttttaatcaagcatattagttttcaaaatctgaaagaaatttttttagcTTGGGCTAAGACGGGCCTAAATTAGTCTCTCGGGTCACGAAGGCCTTACAATTAGTGTCTTGACTCAATTCTGCAATAAAATACAGTCGGGGAAAGTTATGATGATGTAACTAATGTGGAAGTGGTGGAATCCACACTATCAATTAATTTTCCGTTTTAAAGtctaaaaacatgttttcattttttcacatATTTACTTAGTGGGAAGCTGAAGAATCCTATTAAAATGTTTACTAACAAGGGGACAAATTACAAAGTAGAAGATAACTAAATATTccctaggcctgggcattcggggtcccaatcgggtttcggttttatccaatcgggtttcggtttttcgggttcaTCAAAATCAGgcccattcggattatatgaaagttcggttcgggaccggttcgggttctatcgggttcggatcggggttagtgaatcttcaaagaaccggtacaacccaatatactttcggattcgggtcccaatcggtttttcggtttaaaaatacctgatttttacctattttataaccaaaacatgagtaaaatcggttcttcagttttaaaatatctgatttgtacctattttgtaaccaaaacttaagtaaaatcgattcaaaaataaggaacatcaaccgtgattattcaaaatcaaacgaaaaataaacatatttactgataaaaagaaaaccaaataaataaaagcataaaacgaaaatcaagttctcatgaaatgagaaacattggttaacgaaaacaaaattaaaatctaaatacttcAAGATTCAACGTCCATCTTTAACCATCAACATTAATATAATAGAAccaccaaccttcatgtaatagataagtattttagattttcaatatttcttagtgtattttggatacatattatgaattgagatcatgtttggtacaagatcttttcgaggttttgaatgtttcgggttttatcggatatccatttagattcgggttcggttcggataatacccataacccgaaataccacaaaacaagacccattcggtatttacgtcgggttcggatcggttcggattcatttttatcggatcggattcggttcgggttttcgggttcggtttatttgcccagccctaataTTCCCTATTCTATCCTCACTCAACTGctcaagaatatttttttggatagaCGAACTTTCGTGCATCATGCcggtatttttatatataatttaccaTTCATATAGAATTCTATCAGAAATATCTCTTGAACATGTACATGTGTACCATATCATAACTTATCTTCCTTATATTTGTAACACCTTTAAAGATACCATGGAAGGTCTCTACAACCCATTAAAACCTTAATTGCGTTcccttagttaaaaaaaaaacattaattgtgtTTCATACGTAGTcagaaaaatcagaaaattcAAACAGAAGAGTTTACAATTGTTGTTGTCAATCACTACGAGTCGCACCAGAAACTAACATACGACCAGAcgacaaatcttttttttgaacatttttttttttgaaattctcttttctttgtaaatattttataccaaatttttatttttgataaaaattacatagaaagctaattgcagaaaaaaaaaccaaaaactaaatccCACAAGAgaaaccttaaaaaaaaaagcgacTCTAATGATCAAGAGGGCATCAATCAACAGATTATTTGATGAaattgatatattttcttttataggCTGTGTACTTAATTGAAAACCTAAACAgccttttatttttgttcattgTTACTTTCTTATGACTTATAACACAAAAATGCCCTGTCCTACCACATTTCACAATCACAAAAGTCATGCTCACTTGCATGTGCTGATAGATATCTCACATACGGTCGATTATATTAATGTTCTGTACAGTATTTTGTAGTGCATCAGGCATTCTTTTCTCATAAGTTCAGGTTCGTAGAAAATTAGTTGAGCCTTAAACTAGTTACATTTGTTTgcttatattatatgataaaatccAATTTCTAGAATCTACAAGTGAAATCATATTGCGTATGTATATTATTTGTAGACAGATCTGAAATCTTTTTAAAAGACACGTAAGTGAAATATTTATCCTTAATTGAATGTAAAGATTAAAAATCGTCTTCGCGGTGGATGATGATAAGCCCTTGGATTAGTTCGTCCAATCAATCAGTAAAGAAAACACATTTAGATagggacatatatatatacttatgtaTTCACCAAAAACAATAAGGTCGTTTCATATACTTTATAGTCATTCGCTAGATGTCATAGAGACGTGAATGAGAATATGAGATGGAGCTTTGAAACTGTAGCTACTACCGTATTGCATTTTTCATATTGaggttaaataataatttagagtAAGAAACTACAATAATGATTTTTAGCAGGAAAAAAAAGTACAATAATGATAGATAAAAAGTACAGAAAGATAATAGAAGAGAAGGTGGAAACAAGATTATAGTATATGACAATGGAGGATTAGAGCACACATGAAGTGCACATGTTGTCCATTTGCAAAGGACCAACCTTTGTTTCTCTAGCTCACCCTATTCGTCTTCATTGTCTCCATTTAGTTACTTCTTGATTGACATATTGATTTTCTTTGGAACTTGTTAATatgattatatgtatattaaaccaATGTTTAAGAAAAAACTACTCGCTAATCAGATACCTAAAAGTTATTATTTGTAGTACCAATTAAAAAGAtcttttcttaagaaaaaaaatttaccaatcAGATAGTGCAATTCAGCAGCTAACCAATGGATTAGAAATCTAATTGACTAATTGCATTTGCACTCATACATCCATTTAGATTGTTAACCCCTAAAGTTTGGTAGaaataatcatattattaaTTCAAGTGGTGATTTTGGATATCAGCCTGCCTCTGGAGGGATCATAATGGGGCCTCTTGCATTGTTCATTTGTTATAATTTGTggacaaaaataaataaccaaacatTTAATGCAAgtttttttggagaaaaaaaaacaatatcgaAAGTTATATTAGAAGCCAAAGATGACCGGCAGTTCAACCAGTATAAACTCCAAAACTCTGATTGAAAACATTAGTCTTCGAGTGAGGAAGATGTTGTGATCTGAAAGTCTGATAAGGCCTGGAGAGGCCACTTGAAAGCAATGGACATTATTTGATCGGAATGGATCTTTCATATACCAAATCCAGCTGATACTTTTCGAAAGATCACTTATTATGGCTGATGGACTAGCGATTAGAACTATAAAGCATTCTGTAACCTTAGATTTCAAGATAGAGACTCATTACAATTGGTGACAACAATTGCAAAACAATCTAGTTATTCAGATATCTTTTATTTCTCTTGTTTATTTAAACTTTTGTCTTTGCATTTCATCCCTCGAATTGTCAATGTAGTGGCTGTAGCAAAATAAGCTTTAAATTTGTTTGTATTAGATTTAGATCAGGTTTAaagaatttttataaaattgagggtaaaaaaaagagaaacatttcGGACACCAATCTTATAAGGTGTAAACGTTATACTCTTTTCACCTGTTTTAATTGTGTGTTGTTTATTAGCACAAAACTCTCTTCAGTGGGGTCTTTATCAATAAGTATGGGAGGATGAATAAATTCTAATGACTTGTATCATCTTTTCTATTAAAAGATAaataccatttttatctactataaaATAGTCATACTAGAAGTTTAGGtctatatattcaaataattttttattgtttacattagtttatttaatgtataatatttctaaataattataaagatattaataacaaatctattttaaatataaatttaaattttagttttaggaataacaaaatctgttgagaaaatatctaacaaaatctttttaaaaatttaaatattctttaaattaatgcactgattaattttgcaattagtagtataatattataatattattataaattaattttaattaaatttttattataaacaaaataatgaaattttttgctaattttataaattttataagtatattatacattatattaaaatagaactAATTAATGAactacatattaaaattatgtttttttgcaagcatattaaaattatgttgaattggtaaaccaatatattttgaaaaaatactttcattaagataaataaataatatatcattcaCTGTATAAAGTgactaaaatatcattcaccttttaaaatgattaatattcataaattatgtaataattttacaaaaaataaaattgttaatatatgataaattttaatatttagaactACATATCatctatttagttatttttaaaatgacagcaatatattatcataaattattatatacaaaataatataaaattttatatttataaatgaaatgttATCAGTACGGGTGTGCGGTTTAAAATCTAGTtaacatattaaataaaagtcgTAAACGAGTCATCAGTAGGATGATTGGTGACATTACGTTAATTTCGTAATATTGAATGTTGAAACCATATTAAAGTGTTTGGTGGATTTTGGGAATACAGATAGTTTGTGTAAATTGGTTGAGTGGTCTGATAAAtggataaaatcataaaaatatcagcaaacaaacaaaaatgccATCTCATGACcgtacaatcatataattaGGGTTTTAACATTCAAATAGAAAGCTttcacaaaagaagaaaaagatatgACTGGTTATTGGAAAGACAATTCACTCAAAATAAAGACAAGTTATGTAAATAGAggaaaaacaaatacatgaaacaAGTTAAGTTTGGAGAATTTTCAATGTATTcttctattttaaataaataaatatatatatatatatatatatatatcttcactatatagttttaaattgaTATTATTTTGCTCTAAATACAGTATATGGGAATTATTTTTTCCGTCGAAATATAGAGGAAATAGTAATTTCTCTCTACTAACTACATGTGGGTTGGAAAAATGTCCTCTATAATAGTACTTCAAACTAATAGGATGATCTTTCCTATTAGACTACATACGTTGTATATCATACTATATCATCGcctaataattttcatatataaacacAATCGGATGATAAAAGAAATTGACCTATGATGATAATTATTTATGTGTACAACTATATTAAGATTAAATACATGTCTTTCATACATGAGCTATGAGggcgttgttgttgttgttgttttcaaCTGTTTAACTAATTATACGATGAACCTGTtgaattttactaaaaataCAGGTGAATTACGGGTTGACAAAAAAGtcatcctatttttttggtAAGCATGCTTTCACTAATCTGATAATAGTTTAGATTATctaaaaaacgaattttatcaAAGGTGTAGATGCACTTATATTAGTGTTctctaattttataaattattaacgTTCTAAATATACAGAGGCCAAAGGTGTCTAGTTAGACGTTTTCTGAACTTTACCTATAAAACAGGATCGTAATACAGCTAGTAAAAGAACCTAATAATACGTACGAACCTGACAATTAAGATGGAGATTCGCAGAACCAAGATTCCTTAATCTTTACAATAATGAAACAATCGTGAAGGCACTTACGAAATTCCAGCCCACTTAGCATATctgtatatataaagaaatgttcgcctctcTCCCGTGAAGCCACGTCATCAAATCGTGCGTTCTGGGAGTGACACGTGTctcattttatatttagggccaaaataaatgaatgcagtTAAGGGTAATTGAACCCAGCACCTCTAACACTattaatttctcttagaaccactaggctaaagtcactttttataaatatgtggccgcgaaaatacttattatcgtgtcagctggaagcccatgcttcttctgcttgtggccagggccgacactgaactgacgttaagatgaagatcgtgaagttaaaaactttgcttcaaacagttttgcaatgtttccaacctttataacttgatgcatataatatatatcaaaatacatttgttgtacatgcttttattagttttgcttttaaaagaaggtatttacagttataaatgttttgtgccagtgaagtaatggttgaaaaatctctatacatattttaaaataacacccaacttctatatatatagttaatacATATGTACATGTTATattctagactaaatattttctcttttaaaaatatagaaaacattttttttagtctacaagaaaatgttgtagagcaagtatgcattatacaaaataatatatatttaaaatccatacataaaaacataaaagttgttataggtctctttctgacacatgcacactcccctatgaataagaattaaaaaaaaaaacagtattgtcatcaaactttatcacaaatccacatttgtacatctataattaaTTATGAGTTGgaaaattagttaatttgatacaataatcgaaaaacaactataccaccgcatactaataagtaagacataacagataaccaaattcttgaatcttaaaacaaatttcaactcgagcatttagtgaatatcaaattaactaatatcccgcccgtagggcgggccgaccctagtaattagtaaattaaacttcaaaaacaaGGAGCCAATTATTAAGAGCAAAAGCATATTACTGAAATAAAGGAAAATGATTGACATTAAAAAACAAAGAGCACGTGTTGGAGATTAAGAAGCTGTGCTGTGATTTGCGCTATCGATTTTGGTTGAAGGCACACAAAAAACGTCTTCTTTCTCAATTATTGTGTTGGAGATTGATAGGTTTACCTTCTAAGTTCGAActtatgaataattttttttgttaatcagaAAAACACAAAACGAAAGCCTAAACTATTCTTTAAGGCATGTGGAATAGGGATATacattttatccgttaaatttgattcgatttattattcattttgaTTTGATCTGAAAAGTCCAGATATCCGTAAACTTTCGAATCTTGTGTATTTATCAGTATCTTACTATTAAAATTAGAAGTATTTTTAATTACAACATAAAGACAATaacgaaaaatataaatttatctaAAATTGATTGCGCAAAGTAGCAAACTACGGCAAAATTTAATTTGTTGGTTAGCTAGATTATAGGaagtagtaattttttttaattaaataaaaaaactgtaATACATGCTTAAAATTAagcttattaattaatttagtggCATACGATTGTAAATAAGttgtaaatttaataaataattcttatttataattctattttaatattatagataATTTATGCAATTGTTAATTTACAATCTCATTGTTTGGGGAGGGAGTTTGGACCACATAGCTTTACATTATCACATGATAGTTTTTGCTTTTAGTTATAGTTTTCCGTAAGTGAAAGCACATGATCTTCCATTAATTATGCagtatttaaaaagaaaatataaaaagggTTAACGTTGCTGAATGTTCATATAGtcatcaaaaaattaaaaaataaatatacataaagtAAGCATCTCATAAACGGAAAAGCATTATTCACCCTTATTCAG encodes:
- the LOC106443519 gene encoding transcription factor RAX2 codes for the protein MGRAPCCDKENVKRGPWSPEEDAKLKDYIEKQGTGGNWITLPRKAGLRRCGKSCRLRWLNYLRPNIRHGDFTEEEDNIICSLFASIGSRWSVIAAHLHGRTDNDIKNYWNTKLKKKLIATMAPPRHHHLSAIASSSSSSPSPSSHYNMINSLLPYDPSISTNQLITPHRGMMTMMGRQQQLLYQEDMGSLVNSLNSNKFAMSHQDDNQKQSTNKGIMLLSDVRSGSSTTSTVTRVKMEHHDYHHEETERSMEGYEMDEINHLISSSCTSSSNSLWFDESKREDKFMLYY